From Acidimicrobiales bacterium, the proteins below share one genomic window:
- a CDS encoding amino acid permease: protein FLTSFGLHLPSWMLGAPSTGHGHKVELFAVVLCLLVAYLLNRGIRSSVRAESVLVVVKIAIVVMVVVVGAFYVKTGNFAPYLPYGFGGAVTGAATVFFAMFGFDAMSTAAEESRDAQRVLPKAILLSLGVATALYLVAATVLTGMQHYRKINTKSAFATAFQVVGQTQVARVVAIGAVVGIITVMFSVALGASRVWYAISRDGLLPGWFAQTNRNAVPHRPTWIIGIVAAGISGFVPILQVAELTNIGILVAFMVVSGAVVVLRYRAPQLPRTFRCPWMPFVPITGIAFSLWLMTKLSLTTWIRFGVWLIIGTIVYAGYGYGHSRLGRESQSQLASEAKGTDSTV from the coding sequence GCTTCCTGACGAGCTTCGGCCTCCACTTGCCATCGTGGATGCTCGGCGCGCCGTCGACCGGCCACGGGCACAAGGTGGAGCTGTTCGCCGTGGTGCTGTGCCTGCTGGTCGCCTACCTACTGAACCGGGGCATCCGCTCGAGCGTGCGGGCCGAGTCCGTCCTGGTCGTCGTGAAGATCGCCATCGTCGTCATGGTGGTCGTGGTCGGCGCCTTCTACGTCAAGACCGGCAACTTCGCTCCGTACCTTCCCTACGGGTTCGGAGGCGCCGTGACCGGCGCGGCGACGGTGTTCTTTGCCATGTTCGGCTTCGATGCCATGAGCACCGCGGCCGAGGAATCGAGGGACGCCCAGCGGGTGCTGCCCAAGGCCATCCTGCTGTCCCTGGGGGTCGCGACAGCTCTCTACCTGGTCGCGGCCACCGTCCTCACCGGGATGCAGCACTACCGGAAGATCAACACCAAGAGCGCGTTCGCGACGGCGTTCCAAGTCGTCGGTCAAACTCAAGTGGCCCGGGTCGTTGCCATCGGCGCCGTCGTCGGCATCATCACCGTGATGTTCTCGGTCGCCCTCGGCGCCTCGCGGGTGTGGTACGCCATCAGCCGCGACGGTCTGCTACCAGGCTGGTTCGCGCAGACCAACCGCAACGCTGTTCCCCACCGGCCGACCTGGATCATCGGCATCGTGGCCGCGGGCATCAGCGGCTTCGTGCCGATCTTGCAGGTGGCCGAGCTGACCAACATCGGCATCCTGGTCGCATTCATGGTGGTGTCCGGAGCGGTTGTCGTGTTGCGATACCGCGCGCCCCAGTTGCCGAGGACCTTCCGCTGTCCCTGGATGCCGTTCGTGCCGATCACAGGCATTGCGTTCTCGCTGTGGCTCATGACCAAGTTGTCGCTGACGACCTGGATCCGCTTTGGCGTGTGGCTCATCATCGGGACGATCGTCTACGCCGGCTACGGCTACGGTCACAGCCGTCTCGGTCGCGAGAGCCAGAGCCAGCTGGCGAGTGAAGCGAAGGGGACGGACTCCACCGTCTAG